From the genome of Hathewaya histolytica, one region includes:
- a CDS encoding DUF6711 family protein, with the protein MLKINGLTIVAPKSFKVSINDLDGETTRNARGDLIRDRIAVKRKLECEWGPLKDNEISNLLKVVTSVYFSVEYPDPVEGKRLSKTFYVGDRSAPMYFVKDGVPLWQGLSMNFIEK; encoded by the coding sequence ATGCTTAAAATAAATGGATTGACAATTGTTGCTCCTAAAAGTTTTAAAGTAAGCATTAATGATTTAGATGGAGAAACTACTAGAAATGCTAGGGGGGATTTAATTAGAGATAGGATAGCCGTTAAAAGAAAACTGGAATGTGAATGGGGTCCCTTAAAAGATAATGAAATTTCTAATTTATTAAAAGTGGTAACTAGTGTTTATTTTTCAGTTGAATATCCTGATCCAGTAGAAGGTAAAAGACTTAGTAAAACTTTTTATGTAGGCGATAGAAGTGCACCTATGTATTTTGTTAAAGATGGAGTACCACTTTGGCAAGGCCTAAGCATGAATTTTATAGAGAAGTAG